ACTCGGTGAGCTTGGCGGTGCCCGCCTGTCCCTCCTTGTGGAGCTCCTCGAATCGGGGGATGACGACCCGCAGGAGCTGGATGATGATGGAGGCCGTGATGTAGGGCATGATGCCCAGCGCGAAGACGCTCAGCTGGAGCAGCGCACCACCGGAGAAGACGTTGACCAGGCTGAGGAGGTTCTGCTCCTTGCCGGCCTCCCCGATGCAGTACTTGGCGTTGGCCAGGTTGACGCCGGGCGCCGGCAGGATCGACCCGAGCCGGAACAGGGCCATGATGCCGAGGGTGAAGAGCAGCTTCGCCCTGAGGTCTGGCGTTCTGAACGCCTGAGTGAACGCGCTGAGCACTCGATCTCCTGTGGACTCGGGGGTGGGTTCGGCCTTGCGGGCAGCAAGGCGGAGCGCAGGGGAACTGCGCCCGGCCCAGACTACCCCGCCGAGCTCGCCACCTGGGCGCTGAGACGGGCTTGCAACGTGGCTGAGGTGCGGGTTTTCTCACGTCTCGTCCCGGTACGGTAGTCCGGGGTGATCCAAGGCACCTCGCCGCCGACGCGCAAGAGCCGTCTTGCTGCGCGCCGGCCGCGCACGACGGACCCCGGCGGCCCAGGTTTCCCTGGACCGCCGGGGTCAGCGATCTGGCGATGCGTCAGAACCGCTCCGTCAGGCAGTCCCTGCCGGGCGCGGCTCGACGGCGTTAGCGCGTGGCGATGGAGCCGCCGGCAGCCTCGATCTTCTCCTTGGCGGAGCCGGACCAGGCGTCGACCGTGAGCGTCAGGGCCACGGTGACGTCGCCGCCGCCGAGGACCTTGACGAGCTGGTTCTTGCGAACCGCACCCTTGGCGACGAGGTCCTCCACGGTCACCGTGCCGCCCTCGGGGAACAGCTCGGCGATGCGGCCGACGTTCACAGGCTGGAACTCGACCCGGTTGGGGTTGCGGAAGCCGCGCAGCTTGGGAAGACGCATGTGCAGCGGCATCTGGCCACCCTCGAAACCGGGACGGACCTGGTAACGAGCCTTGGTGCCCTTGGTACCGCGACCGGCGGTCTTACCCTTGGACGCCTCACCACGACCCACACGGGTCTTGGCCTTCTT
This region of Actinomyces oris genomic DNA includes:
- the rplO gene encoding 50S ribosomal protein L15, translated to MADTENTQEEKVRVVKLHHLRPAPGAKKAKTRVGRGEASKGKTAGRGTKGTKARYQVRPGFEGGQMPLHMRLPKLRGFRNPNRVEFQPVNVGRIAELFPEGGTVTVEDLVAKGAVRKNQLVKVLGGGDVTVALTLTVDAWSGSAKEKIEAAGGSIATR